From the Pseudomonas baltica genome, one window contains:
- the pgeF gene encoding peptidoglycan editing factor PgeF — protein MSGFAQTLLIPDWPAPASVQACVTTRAGGVSAAPYDSLNLGDHVGDAPEAVAINRRRLTEHFDIQPAWLSQVHGVVVAEADPARIVEADGSWTATPGIACTVMTADCLPALFCDRAGSRVAAAHAGWRGLANGVLEATVEGMAVAPEEILVWLGPAIGPRNFEVGSEVREAFVSCHPHAAEAFVPGAAPGKYLADIYQLARVRLAAAGVTAVYGGGLCTIDDTRFFSYRRANPTGRFASLIWLNTPDA, from the coding sequence ATGAGTGGCTTCGCGCAGACCCTGCTGATCCCCGACTGGCCCGCGCCGGCATCGGTGCAGGCCTGCGTGACCACACGCGCTGGCGGTGTCAGCGCTGCGCCCTATGACAGTCTCAATCTGGGCGACCATGTGGGCGATGCGCCTGAGGCCGTGGCGATCAACCGCCGACGTCTGACCGAGCATTTCGACATCCAGCCCGCGTGGTTGAGCCAGGTGCACGGTGTAGTCGTCGCCGAGGCGGATCCGGCGCGAATCGTCGAAGCCGATGGCAGCTGGACCGCGACGCCGGGCATCGCCTGCACGGTGATGACCGCCGATTGCCTGCCCGCGCTGTTCTGCGACCGGGCTGGCAGCCGTGTCGCGGCGGCTCATGCCGGTTGGCGCGGATTGGCCAATGGCGTGCTGGAAGCCACGGTTGAAGGCATGGCCGTGGCGCCCGAGGAGATCCTCGTGTGGCTGGGCCCGGCCATCGGACCGCGCAACTTCGAGGTCGGCAGCGAGGTGCGTGAAGCCTTCGTCAGTTGCCATCCGCACGCGGCGGAGGCGTTCGTGCCCGGTGCTGCGCCGGGCAAGTACCTGGCGGATATCTACCAGCTGGCGCGGGTGCGGCTGGCGGCAGCAGGGGTGACGGCGGTGTATGGCGGTGGCTTATGCACCATCGACGACACCCGCTTCTTCTCATACCGCCGCGCCAACCCCACCGGCCGCTTTGCTTCCTTGATCTGGCTAAACACGCCTGACGCATAA